The Paracoccus seriniphilus genome includes a window with the following:
- a CDS encoding BCCT family transporter, whose translation MTDPIPANDEFETDFEVGQDNIDGQLGPFGFDIHNPVFVISGLFAVAFVLITLLFPDQAGAVFLAVRNFATTQLDWFFMIIVNFFVIFCIALIFLPMSNVRLGGADAEPEYSYIEWFAMLFAAGMGIGLLFFGVLEPVYHMNVSGPLGTPSPIAADGSIIAENVEAARRMGLAATFYHWGLHGWAVYAIMALALAFFTYNKGLPFSIRSCFYPLLGDRVWGWWGHCIDILAVFATLFGLATSLGLGAQQANAGFNFAFGLGISTNAQVIIIILVTAVALVSVYRGLDGGVKVLSEINMVLALLFFLFVLLVGPTLAGLDGFWTGLIAYAQDVVPLSNPFGRSDDAYREGWTAFYWAWWVSWAPFVGMFIARVSRGRTVREFLICVLIIPSMIIFIWMGVFGGIAIEQILASPETSLVKANVIDSYSPELSLFGMLNELPFTKIASTIAIFLALVFFVTSSDSGSLVVDTITAGGKIDAPVPQRIFWCVVEGLIAIVLLIGGGLSALQAGVTATGVPFSILMLAMCYTIFQGLRTELR comes from the coding sequence ATGACAGATCCGATCCCTGCAAATGATGAGTTCGAGACCGACTTCGAGGTCGGGCAAGACAATATCGACGGCCAACTGGGGCCATTCGGATTTGACATACATAATCCCGTATTTGTGATTTCCGGGCTTTTTGCCGTTGCATTCGTTCTGATAACGCTTCTGTTTCCTGATCAGGCCGGGGCCGTCTTTCTGGCTGTGCGCAACTTTGCGACCACGCAGCTTGACTGGTTCTTCATGATCATCGTCAATTTCTTCGTGATATTCTGCATCGCCCTGATTTTCCTGCCGATGTCGAACGTTCGGCTGGGTGGCGCGGATGCCGAGCCCGAGTATTCCTATATCGAGTGGTTTGCCATGCTGTTTGCCGCAGGCATGGGCATTGGGCTGTTGTTCTTCGGGGTTCTGGAACCCGTCTACCACATGAATGTCTCGGGCCCCCTGGGCACGCCATCGCCCATCGCGGCGGATGGATCCATCATCGCCGAGAATGTCGAGGCCGCCCGCCGAATGGGGCTGGCCGCAACCTTCTATCATTGGGGTCTGCACGGATGGGCGGTCTATGCGATCATGGCGCTGGCGCTGGCATTTTTCACCTACAACAAGGGTTTGCCGTTTTCGATTCGGTCCTGTTTCTACCCGTTGCTGGGGGATCGCGTCTGGGGTTGGTGGGGCCATTGCATTGATATTCTGGCGGTCTTTGCAACGCTGTTCGGGCTTGCAACCTCATTGGGGCTGGGCGCGCAACAGGCCAATGCCGGTTTCAACTTTGCATTCGGGCTGGGAATTTCGACCAATGCCCAGGTCATCATCATCATCCTGGTGACGGCCGTAGCGCTGGTATCGGTCTATCGCGGCCTTGATGGCGGGGTGAAGGTGCTCTCGGAAATCAACATGGTCCTTGCCCTGCTTTTCTTCCTGTTCGTGCTTTTGGTCGGGCCGACCCTGGCGGGGCTGGACGGGTTCTGGACGGGTCTGATCGCCTATGCGCAGGATGTCGTTCCGCTTTCGAATCCGTTCGGACGCTCGGATGACGCCTATCGCGAAGGCTGGACCGCCTTCTATTGGGCATGGTGGGTCTCCTGGGCGCCCTTTGTCGGCATGTTCATTGCCCGCGTGTCACGGGGGCGCACGGTGCGCGAATTCCTGATCTGCGTGCTTATCATCCCCTCGATGATCATCTTCATCTGGATGGGGGTCTTTGGCGGCATTGCGATCGAACAGATCCTTGCAAGCCCCGAGACATCATTGGTCAAGGCAAATGTGATCGACAGCTATTCGCCCGAGCTCTCGTTGTTCGGAATGCTGAACGAGCTGCCCTTCACCAAGATCGCATCGACAATCGCGATATTCCTTGCGCTGGTGTTCTTCGTGACATCCTCGGATTCCGGGTCACTGGTGGTGGATACGATCACGGCGGGGGGCAAGATCGACGCGCCGGTGCCGCAGCGGATCTTCTGGTGCGTCGTCGAAGGGCTGATCGCGATCGTGCTGTTGATCGGCGGCGGTCTGTCTGCGCTGCAGGCGGGCGTGACGGCGACCGGGGTGCCGTTTTCGATCCTGATGCTGGCCATGTGCTATACGATCTTTCAGGGTCTGCGCACGGAACTGCGTTAG